CTGTCAGGGTCATTTGCCCTAAGAAAGCGGCCAACCTATAACCTATCTACTCCTTTTCTATCTCAATTTGATTATTCAGAATTAGAAAAGGATTTTCTCACCGGTCTTTTATCATATCATCTTTCTGGCCGCTCAGAAAGTAGGATTATTTCTTGAACTTTCTATGAACTCATCTGAGTTTTTAGAAGTACCCTTTACTCAATTTTGTCCGGGAATTAGTCCATCGGGCGACGGTGTTTTATTCCTCGATGATCGCCTCGGTCGGGCATTGATCGATTGCCTCCCGCGCTAACTCGATGTCGAACGCCGTCAGATCGGTGACATGCGCCTTACCGTCGTCCTCCATCCTGAAAAGGTCGGGGTATAATCCTTCGCATACGCCGCATCCGATGCAGGCGTCCTGGTCGATAATTACCGCCATAGGTTTCCTCCATAATGGTGATAAT
This genomic window from Brevinematales bacterium contains:
- a CDS encoding ferredoxin — translated: MAVIIDQDACIGCGVCEGLYPDLFRMEDDGKAHVTDLTAFDIELAREAIDQCPTEAIIEE